In Myxococcus fulvus, the following proteins share a genomic window:
- the deoD gene encoding purine-nucleoside phosphorylase, with product MATPHISAAPGDFADVVLMPGDPLRARYISERFLEDARGVTSVRNMFGFTGTYQGRRLSVMGHGMGVPSISIYATELIKVYGARTLIRVGSCGALRPDVKLRDVIVATGAGTDSKVNRMRLLDHDFAAVADFELARWAVEAAERRNKAVRAGSVFTSDLFYHPQEQLNAALVRMGVLAIEMEVAGLYGVAAEFGARALALLTVSDHLQTGEHLSPQDRQTTFDEMIELALDVAIKVPQPTP from the coding sequence ATGGCAACTCCTCATATCTCCGCCGCACCCGGCGACTTCGCCGACGTGGTGCTGATGCCCGGTGACCCCCTCCGGGCTCGTTACATCTCCGAGCGCTTCCTGGAGGACGCCCGGGGCGTCACCTCCGTGCGCAACATGTTCGGCTTCACCGGCACCTATCAGGGCCGTCGCCTGTCGGTGATGGGGCACGGCATGGGGGTGCCCTCCATCTCCATCTACGCCACGGAGCTCATCAAGGTGTACGGCGCCCGCACGCTCATCCGCGTGGGCAGCTGCGGCGCGCTGCGTCCGGACGTGAAGCTGCGCGACGTCATCGTGGCCACCGGCGCGGGCACCGACTCCAAGGTGAACCGGATGCGGCTGTTGGACCATGACTTCGCGGCCGTGGCCGACTTCGAGCTCGCTCGCTGGGCCGTGGAAGCGGCCGAGCGGCGCAACAAGGCCGTGCGCGCGGGCTCCGTCTTCACGTCTGACTTGTTCTACCACCCGCAGGAGCAGCTCAACGCCGCGCTGGTGCGCATGGGTGTGCTCGCCATCGAGATGGAGGTCGCGGGCCTGTACGGCGTGGCGGCCGAGTTCGGCGCGCGCGCGCTGGCCCTGCTGACGGTGTCCGACCACCTGCAGACCGGGGAGCACCTGTCACCCCAGGACCGGCAGACGACGTTCGACGAGATGATCGAACTGGCGCTCGACGTCGCCATCAAGGTGCCGCAGCCGACGCCCTGA
- a CDS encoding penicillin-insensitive murein endopeptidase translates to MRSEGLTQGSQEAPPAAVPSPLAVETAAVPVATEAPAEGCVLAEEDLEGEDETAEAGEGEGDDGEGETPVVGGEVPTGPLYTADLSDEELARRWKDDIASLGSMAVGFAHSGRLVNSVQFPKGEGADWLVVQPEIAWGTQESIDYLIAAIREVRSRFPEAPPIRVNGISNKEGGYKRPHKSHQNGRDVDVGFYYPTVDPIREREREKYINVPLNWAFIRAVVTKTDIQLILVDKRVQKVLYDYALSAGEDKAWLDSLFHPAGIIRHARRHRDHFHLRFHNPKAQELGRRVQPLLSLQPEHNVTTHRIRSGDTLGGIALRYNSSVALIRKANRMKNNFLRAGQRLAVPLRGPCTHCPVPPPFVLPPRMLPPEPKAPLVASVGAVVATEAKAVTDCARPTPSPAPGTQVAKSSEFEKPAATVGAETVSAAAAVQAGAASVNSAAAVQAGAASVNSPAVQVAGTPVSAAVQAGAESVNSAAAAQAGVAPMNAVSASEVSVEPARAVVAPAGAAAPRPTVAPASAREPSEGASVGITHGR, encoded by the coding sequence GTGCGTTCAGAAGGACTGACGCAGGGGAGTCAGGAGGCGCCGCCGGCGGCCGTGCCGTCGCCGCTCGCCGTCGAGACAGCCGCCGTGCCGGTCGCCACCGAGGCTCCGGCCGAGGGCTGCGTGCTGGCCGAGGAGGACCTGGAGGGCGAGGACGAGACGGCGGAGGCCGGCGAGGGGGAGGGCGACGACGGCGAGGGTGAGACGCCGGTGGTGGGCGGCGAGGTGCCCACGGGGCCGCTGTACACGGCAGACCTGTCCGACGAGGAGCTGGCGCGGCGCTGGAAGGACGACATCGCGTCGCTGGGCTCCATGGCGGTGGGCTTCGCGCACTCCGGCCGGCTGGTGAACTCGGTGCAGTTCCCGAAGGGGGAGGGCGCCGACTGGCTCGTGGTGCAGCCCGAGATTGCCTGGGGCACGCAGGAGAGCATCGACTACCTCATCGCCGCGATTCGGGAGGTGCGCTCGCGCTTCCCGGAGGCGCCGCCCATCCGCGTCAACGGCATCAGCAACAAGGAGGGTGGCTACAAGCGCCCCCACAAGAGCCACCAGAATGGCCGCGACGTGGACGTCGGCTTCTACTACCCGACGGTGGACCCCATCCGTGAGCGCGAGCGCGAGAAGTACATCAACGTGCCGCTCAACTGGGCGTTCATCCGCGCGGTGGTGACGAAGACGGACATCCAGCTCATCCTCGTGGACAAGCGCGTGCAGAAGGTCCTGTACGACTACGCGCTGTCGGCGGGCGAGGACAAGGCGTGGCTGGATTCGCTGTTCCACCCGGCGGGCATCATCCGGCACGCGCGTCGGCACCGGGACCATTTCCATCTGCGCTTCCACAACCCGAAGGCGCAGGAGCTGGGGCGCCGGGTGCAGCCGTTGCTGTCGCTCCAGCCCGAGCACAACGTGACGACGCACCGCATCCGCTCGGGTGACACGTTGGGTGGCATCGCGCTTCGCTACAACTCGTCGGTGGCGCTGATTCGCAAGGCGAACCGGATGAAGAACAACTTCCTGCGCGCCGGTCAGCGCCTGGCGGTGCCGCTGCGGGGGCCGTGCACGCACTGCCCCGTGCCGCCGCCCTTCGTGTTGCCGCCGCGCATGCTGCCGCCCGAGCCGAAGGCCCCGTTGGTCGCGTCGGTGGGCGCGGTGGTGGCGACGGAGGCGAAGGCCGTGACGGATTGCGCCAGGCCCACCCCGTCTCCGGCACCGGGCACGCAGGTGGCGAAGTCCTCCGAGTTCGAGAAGCCCGCCGCCACGGTGGGCGCCGAGACCGTGAGCGCGGCCGCCGCGGTGCAGGCGGGTGCCGCGTCCGTGAACAGCGCCGCCGCCGTGCAAGCGGGGGCTGCGTCCGTGAACAGCCCCGCGGTGCAGGTGGCGGGCACGCCGGTGAGCGCCGCGGTGCAGGCGGGTGCCGAGTCCGTGAACAGTGCCGCCGCCGCGCAGGCGGGTGTCGCGCCGATGAACGCGGTGTCCGCCTCCGAGGTCTCGGTCGAGCCGGCTCGGGCCGTGGTGGCTCCGGCGGGCGCGGCCGCTCCGCGGCCGACGGTGGCGCCGGCGTCCGCGCGTGAGCCGTCCGAAGGCGCGTCCGTGGGAATCACGCACGGACGCTGA
- a CDS encoding DUF4384 domain-containing protein, giving the protein MNAPPHVSSLKLEALAMGALPPPERATTQAHLDTCLACRARSEELASHRRHFTAHVIPRAQLPSPRGVSWSDWRWWAPALALASAVVLLFALVAVPAPQEPELAVKGGAMLQLFAHRGERTWKVEEGEALAPGDQVRFVVEGLGLPYVLVVSVDGAGQVNTYYPFGGHESVQLPSRGLPVEIPGSVVLDNAPGPERLFALFSRQPLSFESVAPALRELSTGGAEVIRDRRRLPVAAGAQATFLFEKTQP; this is encoded by the coding sequence ATGAACGCCCCCCCTCACGTCTCCAGCCTCAAGCTGGAGGCCCTCGCGATGGGCGCGCTCCCCCCCCCGGAGCGCGCCACCACCCAGGCCCACCTGGACACCTGTCTTGCCTGCCGCGCCCGCTCCGAGGAGCTCGCCTCCCACCGCCGGCACTTCACCGCCCACGTGATCCCCCGCGCCCAGCTCCCCTCCCCGCGCGGGGTGTCCTGGAGCGACTGGCGCTGGTGGGCCCCCGCGCTCGCGCTGGCCTCGGCGGTGGTGCTGCTGTTCGCGCTGGTCGCGGTGCCCGCGCCCCAGGAGCCCGAGCTCGCGGTGAAGGGCGGCGCGATGCTCCAGCTCTTCGCGCACCGGGGCGAGCGGACGTGGAAGGTGGAGGAAGGCGAGGCCCTGGCCCCGGGGGACCAGGTGCGCTTCGTCGTGGAGGGGCTGGGCCTGCCCTACGTGCTGGTGGTGTCGGTGGATGGCGCCGGACAGGTGAACACCTACTACCCCTTCGGCGGACATGAGAGCGTGCAGCTGCCGTCGCGCGGGCTGCCGGTGGAGATTCCGGGGAGCGTGGTGCTCGACAACGCCCCGGGACCCGAGCGACTGTTCGCGCTGTTCTCCCGCCAGCCCTTGTCTTTCGAGTCGGTGGCGCCAGCGCTGCGCGAGCTCTCCACCGGAGGAGCGGAAGTCATCCGGGACCGCAGGCGGTTGCCGGTCGCCGCGGGAGCACAAGCCACCTTCCTCTTCGAGAAGACCCAGCCGTGA
- a CDS encoding RNA polymerase sigma factor: MSEDRLHTLYRTYGPSLYARCRQILGDDAAAADAAQETFLRLHRQLDRAPDSQHALAWIYRVATNYCLNQARDRRRRAVPVEELPDVPGVDSERLLEDRDLARRLITTAPPKVAEVAWLHLADGMTQEEVAQLLGISRRTVVNRLADFHRHAHALAGRPPS, encoded by the coding sequence ATGTCCGAAGACCGTCTCCACACGCTGTACCGCACCTACGGGCCCTCCCTGTACGCCCGCTGTCGCCAGATCCTGGGCGATGACGCCGCCGCGGCCGACGCGGCGCAGGAGACCTTCCTCCGGCTGCACCGCCAGCTGGACCGCGCCCCGGATTCGCAACACGCCCTCGCGTGGATCTACCGCGTGGCCACCAACTACTGCCTCAACCAGGCCCGAGACAGGCGCCGCCGCGCGGTGCCCGTGGAGGAGCTGCCCGACGTGCCCGGCGTCGACAGCGAGCGCCTGCTGGAGGACCGGGACCTCGCCCGCCGCCTCATCACCACCGCGCCCCCCAAGGTGGCCGAGGTCGCCTGGCTCCACCTCGCCGACGGCATGACGCAGGAAGAGGTGGCCCAGCTCCTCGGAATCTCCCGTCGCACCGTCGTCAACCGGCTCGCAGACTTCCACCGGCACGCCCACGCGCTCGCCGGGAGGCCCCCCTCATGA
- a CDS encoding caspase family protein translates to MTSLRCLVVAAVLCASLPVEAGTRRIAVLVGHNVGSGERPPLRYAEADATKLAGVLSELGDVAPSDLIILKGQGLAPVRYALDEAARKVEALRKQADTRVVLLFYFSGHSDGVALELGTERLLYSELRRWLDATRADVRLAIVDSCRSGALLRFKGGRPGPSFELRLTDEVHSTGHALLTSSAEDELALESREVGGSLFTHHLVSGLRGAADSSGDGLVTLAEAYQYAYAHTVSSTADVLTGAQHPAYDYRLTGKGELVLTQLPSPGTALELPSDFERALLLKPGRGQVLAELGPGAVPRLAVPPGEYELRAWRAGRQHVGAVNAAAGQVSKVRWDDLKLAPPSPTIAGLKGGNPVPISRKVVIASPEEWQWLEPTPEETQAPPEEAPPPEPDGSQEPRPWASVEQRVAATALAENQKTPEPLVARSPEPVTEGRTLDSARASPPLEISPYVPATPGDRELTLTAGMRHTVVDPSGALLAFRAELSKALQGMTFALEVGQGPHEENREFTTGLTVGYALKKRYRYTELALGVEAGLQFVVQTGDGDSGWTMGPSAAPVASFALYVVPQMAVTVGGRLPVVVVRLDDRTQWKFIPAADVGLRIPF, encoded by the coding sequence ATGACCTCTCTGCGCTGCCTCGTCGTCGCCGCGGTGCTGTGCGCGTCCCTGCCCGTCGAGGCGGGGACCCGACGCATCGCCGTGTTGGTGGGCCACAACGTGGGCAGCGGTGAGCGCCCGCCCCTGCGCTACGCGGAGGCCGACGCCACGAAGCTCGCGGGCGTGCTGTCGGAGCTGGGGGACGTGGCGCCCTCGGACCTCATCATCCTGAAGGGTCAGGGGCTGGCGCCGGTGCGGTACGCGCTGGACGAGGCGGCTCGCAAGGTGGAGGCCCTGCGCAAACAGGCGGACACGCGCGTGGTGCTGTTGTTCTATTTCTCCGGGCACTCGGACGGCGTGGCGCTGGAGCTGGGCACGGAGCGGCTGCTGTATTCGGAGCTGCGGCGCTGGCTGGACGCGACGCGCGCGGATGTGCGGCTGGCCATCGTCGACAGCTGCCGCAGCGGCGCCCTGCTGCGCTTCAAGGGTGGCCGCCCGGGTCCCTCGTTCGAGCTGCGGCTGACGGATGAGGTGCACAGCACCGGGCACGCGCTGCTGACGTCGAGCGCGGAGGATGAGCTGGCGTTGGAGTCGCGGGAGGTGGGCGGCTCGCTCTTCACGCACCATCTGGTGTCGGGGCTGCGCGGCGCGGCGGACTCCTCCGGGGACGGGCTGGTGACGTTGGCGGAGGCGTATCAATACGCGTATGCGCACACCGTCTCGTCCACCGCGGACGTGCTGACGGGCGCGCAGCATCCGGCGTACGACTACCGGCTGACGGGCAAGGGGGAGCTGGTGCTCACGCAGCTTCCGAGCCCGGGCACGGCGCTGGAGCTGCCGTCGGACTTCGAGCGCGCGCTGCTGTTGAAGCCGGGGCGAGGCCAGGTGCTCGCGGAGCTGGGGCCGGGCGCGGTGCCTCGGCTCGCCGTGCCTCCGGGCGAGTACGAGCTGCGAGCGTGGCGCGCGGGACGGCAGCACGTGGGCGCGGTGAACGCCGCGGCCGGGCAGGTCAGCAAGGTGCGCTGGGACGACCTGAAGCTGGCGCCGCCATCGCCCACCATCGCCGGCCTCAAGGGGGGCAATCCGGTGCCCATCTCCCGGAAGGTGGTCATCGCGTCACCGGAGGAGTGGCAGTGGCTGGAGCCGACACCGGAGGAGACGCAGGCTCCACCCGAGGAGGCACCCCCTCCGGAGCCGGACGGGTCCCAGGAGCCGAGACCCTGGGCCTCGGTGGAGCAACGTGTCGCCGCCACCGCGCTGGCCGAGAACCAGAAGACCCCCGAGCCCCTCGTGGCCCGCTCTCCCGAGCCGGTCACCGAGGGGCGCACGCTTGATTCGGCCCGCGCGTCTCCGCCGCTGGAGATTTCGCCGTATGTGCCCGCGACGCCCGGGGACCGGGAGCTGACGTTGACGGCGGGGATGCGCCACACGGTGGTGGACCCCTCGGGCGCGCTGCTGGCGTTCCGCGCGGAGCTGTCCAAGGCGCTCCAGGGGATGACGTTCGCGCTGGAGGTGGGCCAGGGGCCGCACGAGGAGAACCGTGAGTTCACCACGGGCCTGACGGTGGGCTACGCGCTCAAGAAGCGCTACCGCTACACGGAGCTGGCGCTGGGCGTCGAGGCGGGGTTGCAGTTCGTCGTGCAGACGGGGGACGGAGACTCGGGCTGGACGATGGGCCCCTCGGCCGCGCCCGTGGCGTCGTTCGCGCTGTACGTGGTGCCGCAGATGGCGGTGACGGTGGGCGGGCGCCTGCCGGTGGTGGTCGTCCGGCTGGATGATAGGACCCAGTGGAAGTTCATCCCCGCCGCGGACGTGGGGCTGCGGATTCCGTTCTAG
- a CDS encoding TonB family protein: MLRSRSLSLVALFTLVVAPLALAAAGPRLQAFFQPDLTNVAYQQKVYAQVAGKWKQPGRKSVPAVGRKAVVQAVIGRDGKLVSAVVGVESGSKAWDAAALSAVQKAAPFAPLPADYVLPTLDAHFHVEWTASP; the protein is encoded by the coding sequence ATGCTCCGTTCCCGCTCGCTGTCTCTGGTGGCCCTGTTCACGCTGGTCGTCGCGCCCCTGGCGCTCGCCGCCGCGGGTCCCCGGTTGCAGGCCTTCTTCCAGCCCGACCTCACGAACGTCGCCTACCAGCAGAAGGTCTACGCGCAGGTCGCCGGCAAGTGGAAGCAGCCAGGACGCAAGAGCGTCCCCGCCGTGGGCCGCAAGGCGGTGGTCCAGGCGGTGATTGGCCGGGACGGCAAGCTCGTCTCGGCGGTGGTGGGCGTGGAGTCCGGCTCCAAGGCGTGGGATGCCGCCGCGCTGTCGGCCGTTCAGAAGGCCGCGCCTTTCGCGCCGCTGCCGGCGGACTATGTACTGCCGACGTTGGATGCCCACTTCCACGTCGAGTGGACCGCCTCTCCTTGA
- a CDS encoding alpha-ketoglutarate-dependent dioxygenase AlkB, with the protein MALPPRRGPSLAHKARQRTPGHHYNASFLSAPDKEAILTWLGGLHPLWEERFSKHFPPPPGQQQRRLLRPVYWLGNWQFACLDYYRPPKGVWNRCVKAEPFPEVLQRQVTKIEELARRMFRGPDMPKGWHLNTCLVNFYGNRLEEDRWVDTARVGEHKDFEPGPVASLSFGERALIQFVTSSRPGERDAVVLEQWLDDGSLELFGGTRWKEETFHRVQRVDTRAGHDLAPKLPDFRTRRINLTFRYVPDEHVTPFFKLSPEAREDVRGYMRTLAEGSAFFRAELAREQAATP; encoded by the coding sequence ATGGCCCTCCCCCCCCGTCGAGGCCCCTCGCTGGCGCACAAGGCCCGCCAGCGCACACCCGGCCACCACTACAACGCGAGCTTCCTGTCCGCCCCGGACAAGGAGGCCATCCTGACCTGGCTGGGAGGGCTGCACCCGTTGTGGGAGGAGCGCTTCTCGAAGCACTTCCCGCCTCCTCCGGGGCAGCAGCAGCGGCGGCTGCTCCGGCCGGTGTACTGGCTGGGCAACTGGCAGTTCGCGTGTCTGGACTACTACCGGCCGCCCAAGGGCGTCTGGAACCGGTGCGTGAAGGCGGAGCCGTTCCCGGAGGTGCTCCAGCGGCAGGTGACGAAAATCGAAGAGCTCGCGCGGCGCATGTTCCGGGGGCCGGACATGCCCAAGGGCTGGCACCTCAACACGTGTCTGGTGAACTTCTACGGCAACCGGCTGGAGGAGGACCGCTGGGTGGACACGGCGCGGGTGGGGGAGCACAAGGACTTCGAGCCCGGCCCGGTGGCGTCGCTGTCCTTCGGCGAGCGGGCGCTCATCCAGTTCGTGACGTCCTCGCGGCCCGGTGAGCGGGACGCGGTGGTGCTGGAGCAGTGGCTGGACGACGGCTCTCTGGAGCTGTTCGGCGGGACGCGGTGGAAGGAGGAGACGTTCCACCGGGTGCAGCGGGTGGACACGCGCGCGGGGCACGACCTGGCGCCGAAGCTGCCGGACTTCCGCACGCGCCGCATCAACCTGACGTTCCGCTACGTGCCGGACGAGCACGTGACGCCGTTCTTCAAGCTGTCACCCGAGGCGCGCGAGGACGTGCGCGGGTACATGCGCACGCTGGCCGAGGGCAGCGCGTTCTTCCGCGCGGAGCTGGCGCGCGAGCAGGCCGCCACGCCCTGA